The Castanea sativa cultivar Marrone di Chiusa Pesio chromosome 11, ASM4071231v1 genome contains a region encoding:
- the LOC142614582 gene encoding zinc transporter 1-like → MAKLQPLLLTLFCVFLLLPSSAFGDCTCDTEGEGRDKTQALKYKLAAIASILVAGAIGVCIPILGKTIPALRPEKDIFFLIKAFAAGVILSTGFIHVLPDAFESLTSPCLSESPWQDFPFTGFVAMVSAIGTLMVDAFATSYYRKSHSNQAAQDGVGDVEMEGEHEGHLHVHTHATHGHAHGSTSFVDNSASSDLIRHRVISQVLELGIVVHSVIIGISLGASESLETIRPLVAALTFHQFFEGMGLGGCISQAKFQNRAVVVMATFFSLTIPVGIAIGIGISSVYNENSPRALIFEGIFNAASAGILIYMALVDLLAADFMNPRVQSNARLQIGVNVSLLLGAGLMSLLAKWA, encoded by the exons ATGGCCAAGCTTCAGCCTCTTCTCCTCACACTCTTTTGCGTTTTCCTCCTACTCCCTTCCTCAGCTTTTGGAGATTGCACATGTGACACCGAGGGCGAAGGACGTGACAAAACCCAAGCTCTCAAATATAAACTAGCTGCTATTGCTTCCATTCTTGTAGCGGGTGCAATTGGGGTTTGCATTCCAATACTTGGAAAGACCATACCAGCTTTGCGACCAGAGAAGGACATCTTCTTTTTGATCAAAGCCTTTGCTGCCGGCGTGATATTATCGACCGGGTTCATCCATGTTCTCCCGGATGCTTTCGAGAGCTTGACATCGCCGTGTCTGAGTGAGAGCCCGTGGCAGGATTTTCCATTCACGGGGTTCGTGGCGATGGTATCCGCCATCGGGACTTTGATGGTTGATGCCTTTGCCACTTCGTATTATAGAAAGTCTCACTCCAACCAGGCTGCTCAAGATGGGGTTGGAGATGTGGAGATGGAAGGAGAGCATGAGGGCCACTTACACGTTCACACACATGCTACTCATGGTCATGCTCATGGTTCCACTTCCTTTGTTGATAACTCGGCTTCATCGGACCTTATTCGGCATCGCGTCATATCACAG GTTTTAGAGTTGGGGATTGTGGTACATTCAGTCATAATTGGAATTTCTTTGGGTGCTTCTGAGAGTCTCGAAACAATAAGGCCTCTTGTAGCTGCACTGACctttcatcaattttttgaGGGCATGGGACTTGGTGGATGCATCTCTCAG GCAAAATTTCAGAACAGAGCTGTTGTAGTTATGGCAACGTTCTTCTCTCTTACAATCCCTGTTGGGATTGCAATTGGAATAGGAATATCTAGTGTTTACAATGAGAACAGCCCCAGAGCTCTAATTTTTGAAGGGATTTTTAATGCGGCATCGGCTGGGATCTTAATCTACATGGCACTTGTAGATCTTCTTGCGGCTGATTTTATGAATCCAAGGGTGCAAAGCAATGCAAGGCTTCAGATAGGAGTAAACGTATCACTTCTTCTAGGGGCAGGTCTGATGTCTCTCTTGGCCAAATGGGCTTGA
- the LOC142614845 gene encoding zinc transporter 8-like — MAKLQPLLLTLFCVLLLLPSLAFGDCTCDTEDEGRDKTQALKYKLAAIASILVAGAVGVCIPILGKTIPALRPEKDIFFFIKAFAAGVILSTGFIHVLPDAFESLTSPCLSESPWQDFPFTGFVAMMSAIGTLMVDSFATSYYKKSHFNQAQNGVEDVEKEGEHEGHLHVHTHATHGHAHGSASLVDNSAASDLVRHRVISQVLELGIVVHSVIIGISLGASESPKTIRPLVAALTFHQFFEGMGLGGCISQAKFKNRAVAIMAIFFSLTTPVGIAIGIGISSVYNENSPNALIFEGIFNAASAGILIYMALVDLLAADFMNPRVQSNGRLQIGANISLLLGAGLMSLLAKWA, encoded by the exons ATGGCCAAACTTCAACCACTTCTCCTCACACTCTTTTGCGTTCTCCTCCTACTCCCTTCCTTAGCTTTCGGAGATTGCACTTGTGACACCGAGGATGAAGGACGTGACAAAACCCAAGCTCTCAAATATAAACTAGCTGCTATCGCTTCCATTCTTGTAGCGGGTGCAGTTGGGGTTTGTATTCCAATCCTAGGAAAGACCATACCGGCTTTGCGTCCCGAGAAggacatcttcttcttcatcaaggCCTTTGCTGCCGGCGTGATATTATCGACCGGGTTCATCCATGTTCTTCCCGATGCTTTCGAGAGCTTGACTTCGCCGTGTCTGAGTGAGAGTCCATGGCAGGATTTTCCATTCACGGGGTTCGTGGCCATGATGTCCGCCATCGGAACTTTGATGGTTGATTCCTTTGCCACTTCGTATTATAAAAAATCTCACTTCAACCAGGCTCAAAATGGGGTTGAAGACGTGGAGAAGGAAGGAGAACATGAGGGTCACTTACATGTTCATACACATGCAACTCATGGTCATGCTCATGGTTCCGCTTCTTTGGTTGACAATTCGGCTGCATCTGACCTTGTTCGTCATCGTGTTATATCACAG GTTTTGGAGTTGGGGATTGTGGTACATTCAGTCATAATTGGAATTTCACTGGGTGCTTCTGAGAGTCCCAAAACAATAAGGCCTCTTGTTGCTGCACTCACCTTCCATCAGTTTTTTGAAGGCATGGGCCTTGGTGGATGCATCTCTCAG GCAAAATTCAAGAATAGAGCTGTTGCAATTATGGCGATATTCTTCTCTCTTACAACCCCAGTTGGAATTGCAATTGGAATAGGAATATCTAGTGTTTACAATGAGAACAGCCCCAATGCTCTAATTTTTGAAGGGATTTTTAATGCGGCATCAGCTGGGATCTTAATCTACATGGCGCTTGTGGATCTTCTTGCAGCTGATTTTATGAACCCAAGAGTGCAAAGCAATGGAAGGCTCCAAATAGGAGCAAACATTTCACTTCTTCTTGGGGCTGGTCTTATGTCTCTCTTGGCCAAATGGGCTTGA